CCCCACACACTCCCCGCCACTTCCTTGCAAATCTTTCTAATTTGCTCTTCTGCCAGGCGAAGAAACAAACGGTGCTCAGCGAGGCcatttgcaaaacaaatgtaGCCGGAGAGATTCGCGGATACGGGCGGCGTCCCGGAGGAGCCGAGCCGagcccacccagccctgccccgcgccccctctcctttcccttccctgccctgccctgcccggccccggctCGGCGCTCGGGCCCGGGGCGCAGCGGCCCCTGCCCGGCAGCGCGGCGGCACAGCCGTACTTACTGAACGGGCAGGTCTCCTTCTTGCAGCGCGGCGGCACAGCCGTACTTACTGAACGGGCAGTTCTCCTTCTTGGTGCCGCTGACCTTGCCGTTCTTCTCGATCTTGAGAAAGTACTTGTTGTAAGAGTAGAGCTTCCTCTTGCGCACGTCTCCTTGGAGGTGATTGTAGCTCCGCACGTGTCTCCCCGCActggaaggagaggagaaggacgaggggaaggaggaggatgatgaagaAGAGGAGTTGGTGGCCTCCGGGGACAGCATGTCCTGGCCGAGGTCATGGCAGGTGACAGGCACAGAAGACAccaagaagagcagcagcaagcagcaacAAGGCAggtgggaaaaggctgaggCACCATTTGTCAGTATCCATTTGCACATTGTACTGAAACTCTGGGCGCTGGAAAATGTCTTATCAAATGAAACATACTGGAAGGGTAAAACCTGGTAAAAGGCAAGTGGAGAGACGGTGGTTGCTGCTTCTGGTTAGATTCCTCTGAGCTCTGATCTGGCCTGAAGTAAGTGCACCAACATCCATAACTCAGGGGACAAATCGCCTCAGAAGTTGCTGCCTTTTAATCCTTCGAGTCCtccctcagaaaaaaagagctgttggttgttggtttggttttttggtttttttttttttttttggggtggggggggggggggggggggggggtgggggggggggggggttgctgTGGTTAatcctctttcctttttaccTTCCCCACCCCCCCATATGCACACACACTCCCCAACCTGGTTTGAGACTTTCCAGTAGttattttgttctcttcctCACTCCTTTCTTCACCATCTTAGATGCAGAAAGGTCTGAAAAATAGATGACAGCAAAGTcaatgacaacaacaaaaacaacgACTAAGATAAATAACAACCAGCGGAGAGGGATGCCGGAATGGATTTTTCACACATACACCTTTACACACACGCGCACTCACACTTTGTGGCTTTGCACCTTCTTCTGATCCCCaccctctttcctttttttcaaatCCCAAACCAGTTGCACAACTCGTCCTTTTCTCACTGACAACCCCAGAGGAGgaagtttctttgttttgctttgaattcTCCAgaacagtattaaaaaaaaaaatcccgagagaaagagagagggagaaatccCAACTTGTCCCCCCgcccttcctttcctttcctttccctccccctttGGTTGTAAACAGGTTGGAAGCTGTAGCCTAAATGTCAGCGATTACAAGTCAGAGGTGGGATGTGCCTCTGGTGGTCAGCCCTTATTTGCAGGGGGTCAGGCAGTGGTGGGACATCTGAAACCTTTTTGCAGCTGGAGCGAGCGGTGCCTGCTGCGGAGGCAGCCCCGGGAGCTGCCCTCGCTTCCTCCCGGGCTGCGGCAGCTGCGGCAGCCGCCGCCTTCGGCTCGCTGCTAATTGCTCCTAAAGCGTCCTTCTCCTCGCAGCGCCGGCCACCAGCATGGCTTAGAGACTCATGCTTTACTAATTTCCCTGTCTTCCAAGTTGAACCAATCCCCTCCAGGGAGGCTTCCCTCCCCCTTCACTCTTCCCCCactctccctccccaccctcgggggggggggggggggggggggggggggggggggggggggggggggggggggggggggggggggggggggggggggggggggggggggggggggggggggggggggggggggggggggggggggggggggggggggggggggggggggggggggggggggggggggggggggggggggggggggggggggggggggggggggggggggggggggggggggggggggggggggggggggggggggggggggggggggggggggggggggggggggggggggggggggggggggggggggggggggggggggggcctccccccccaaccaaaaaaacccctcaaccAACCAACCTCCTTCCCTAAAccaccccccccaccccaaactaACAAAAACCAACCCTCAAAACCCCAACTTGTTTTCTAGTGgagggttttattttattttttttggcagtGAATTGATTGAGAAAGCCACCTGGAGCTTGTTGCCTGCTAGatctccccctcccccctgcTGGAGGAGGGGTTGGGTGGAGAGGTTGGGAAGGAGTATATGCTACAGGCAGACCCTGGAAAAGCAGATTATATGCTGGTCAGAGAGAGTAAAAAGGGAAGAGACATAATtagctccttttccttcttctctgcCAGCTTCCATGGAGgtctttctccctccttcaATGAATCACTGATTTCTCGCTTCCgttgctgaaataaaaagttCACACTTTAGCCTGCTCTTCCTTTTAAGCCTCTCAAGATTTATTGTGTCTCTTTCCCCACCCTCACTCTCCTTGTCTCAAAAGAAATCAGGGCCCTAAATGACCATTTTCTAATTGCTAACATGAGTCGTTTACTGAATCACGCGTCTGACTTCAAAGCAAAAGGCATTTTATTGGCATTGCAAAGGTTTCCCCATAAAATCTGTCTGAATACTTTgctgtctttttaatttttttttagactaATGCAGTTTCCCTTGCCAGCAAGAaacaatttttccattttcaaggCTATTTTAAGCCATTTTTCAAGCTATTATTTTCCTGGAGGGGCATATGTTGTTGGTTTTCCCTATGATTCCACCTCATCTAGTGGATTTATCATTTTGCATACTGAATGTTATGACAGATTCATATTTCTAGCCCATCATTGAACTGTCAACTTTCCCAGTGATTAACAGGCATCTTCCATATGATGTACTATCTTTTAACACCAGAATAAAGCATCAGAACTTACAGGGTATGGGCAGCTTGCAAGCTATTATGTTTAATCAGTATTTAGTGTTGTTAAATACCTGTTTTGGAAAACAAGTGGATGGAACATTTGCTAAGAGAATGGAATACCAAGGAAATAGGTACAGAAACACAGTGAGTAGCTAAATAAGTAAACTCAAAACCTTTTTGAAACAGGGGCAGTTAAATAATGCAGA
This genomic interval from Ficedula albicollis isolate OC2 chromosome Z, FicAlb1.5, whole genome shotgun sequence contains the following:
- the FGF10 gene encoding fibroblast growth factor 10, encoding MCKWILTNGASAFSHLPCCCLLLLFLVSSVPVTCHDLGQDMLSPEATNSSSSSSSSFPSSFSSPSSAGRHVRSYNHLQGDVRKRKLYSYNKYFLKIEKNGKVSGTKKENCPFSILEITSVEIGVVAVKSIKSNYYLAMNKKGKVYGSKEFNSDCKLKERIEENGYNTYASLNWKHNGRQMFVALNGRGTTKRGQKTRRKNTSAHFLPMVVMS